The Psychrilyobacter piezotolerans genomic interval GCTAAATTTCCACATTTAGGATATAGTTCTACTGCCTACTTTAACTTAGGAGAGACTATCATCGATGAAATATCACCAGTAAAAATTCAAGAAAAAAAGAATAGCTCTGGAAAAATAGTAAAAAAATATAACAATAAAATCTTCCTAAGGTTAGATAAAAAAATACCTGAAGAACTTTTACAATATAAAAAATAATAGTTGGGATTGTTGTAAGTTTTGTGTAAACTTTAAAAATGAAGTTTTTAGTCGTTGAGCTTTGGCAATAGTTTTTTCTACAATGACGGTTGTAACTTACTAGCAAAGACAATTATAAACTAATCTAATTTAGAAATTTTTCAACCACTAAAAAAAATATTAAGTAAAAAGAGGATGGCTTAAGTAGAAAATCTACTTATGAGCCACCCTTATTTTTATTTCTTTTTAAACTTACATTTCTTATATGCTTTTTCATTACATCATACGAATGTTTGTTTTCATTTATCCAATTGGAAAAATATGCCATTGTATCTCTTACAATATTTGCTCTCAATCTCATTAATACCAATGAATTTAAGACTTTGATAGAGCCATTTTATCCCCCTTCCCTATACATTCATAAGGGAAATGAATGTTAGAACTAAAAAAGGACAAATAGATTTAGTTTATCTCTTGCCCTTTTTAAGATATTGAATATGAATGTTCTTTCGACATATATCAGTTGTATCAAAAGTAGCAGAAAAAAATAGAACTGATTATTGTTTATTATAATTCAAATTATAGATTTAAAAATATTTGAAGAACAGGTAGATATTAGCTGCAATTAAAGTCTGAACTGCTATTACGAGGCCGAATTTCATAAATTTACCAAAACTTATCTTACACCCTGCCTTAGTGGCTGAATTTATAGCCACTACATTGGTTGCCGATGCCAGGATAGTTATGTTCCCTCCCAGGAGTGATCCCATAGAAAGTGCCCACCAGAATGTCGTAGTCTGCAGACCTTCAAAACTGGGAATCATAAAATGAATTATCTTGGATACCATGGCTG includes:
- a CDS encoding ArsB/NhaD family transporter codes for the protein DIVGHNIVKYTRGNFPLAVSMIMWVSALFTSVIGNVANAAMVSKIIHFMIPSFEGLQTTTFWWALSMGSLLGGNITILASATNVVAINSATKAGCKISFGKFMKFGLVIAVQTLIAANIYLFFKYF